A single window of Methylacidimicrobium sp. AP8 DNA harbors:
- a CDS encoding aminotransferase class I/II-fold pyridoxal phosphate-dependent enzyme yields MRPAPEARGENILPFLPSGEQLVARHVRDLPRSGIRDFFDLVQSMEDVVSLGIGEPGEATPWSIREQAIFALESGKTGYTSNLGLLRLRRAISTYMERLTGVRYDPEAEILVTVGVSEALDCALRAILNPGERVLFAEPGYVAYSPGIVLSHGVPVGIPTQFEDGFRLRAEQVAEKAAPGVKALLLNSPANPTGSIVEADDLEKIAAIARKENWVVLSDEIYAELTYEKSHRSVAALPGMKDRTIVLNGLSKAFAMTGFRLGWACGPAHLIAAMVKIHQYAMLCAPIVSQEAGIEALERGAGEVEAMRRAYRRKRNYLRRALTSLGFPCHCPEGAFYLFPAVFPFGLSSQEFSLRLLREARVAVVPGTAFGPSGEGYLRCSFSPRMEDLEEAVGRMSWWMRKNFPRKSLAAEDRGGTG; encoded by the coding sequence ATGCGACCAGCCCCTGAAGCCCGCGGGGAAAACATCCTCCCGTTCCTCCCCAGCGGGGAGCAGCTGGTGGCGCGGCATGTGCGCGATCTTCCTCGCTCCGGAATCCGCGACTTTTTCGACCTTGTGCAGTCAATGGAAGACGTTGTCTCGCTCGGGATCGGAGAGCCGGGGGAGGCGACCCCTTGGAGCATCCGCGAGCAGGCGATCTTCGCCCTCGAGTCGGGAAAGACCGGCTACACCTCCAATCTCGGCCTGCTTCGCCTGCGGAGGGCCATCAGCACCTACATGGAGCGGCTGACCGGGGTGCGCTACGATCCGGAAGCGGAAATCCTGGTGACGGTCGGAGTCTCCGAAGCCCTCGACTGCGCCTTGCGCGCGATCCTCAACCCGGGGGAAAGGGTTCTTTTCGCCGAGCCCGGCTACGTCGCCTACTCCCCCGGCATCGTGCTCTCCCACGGGGTGCCCGTCGGGATTCCGACACAGTTCGAAGACGGGTTCCGGCTGCGGGCGGAACAGGTGGCGGAGAAGGCGGCACCCGGAGTCAAAGCGTTGCTGCTCAATTCTCCGGCGAATCCTACGGGGTCGATCGTCGAAGCGGACGACCTCGAGAAGATTGCGGCGATCGCCCGGAAGGAGAATTGGGTGGTTCTCTCGGATGAGATCTATGCCGAGTTGACCTATGAGAAGAGCCATCGTTCCGTGGCCGCCCTTCCGGGAATGAAGGACCGGACGATCGTGCTCAACGGGTTGTCCAAGGCTTTCGCGATGACCGGCTTTCGTCTCGGCTGGGCCTGCGGCCCGGCCCACTTGATCGCCGCGATGGTCAAGATTCATCAATATGCGATGCTTTGCGCGCCGATCGTGAGCCAAGAGGCCGGCATCGAGGCGCTGGAGCGCGGGGCGGGGGAAGTCGAAGCGATGCGCCGGGCCTACCGGCGCAAGAGGAATTACCTCCGGCGCGCCCTCACTTCCTTGGGCTTCCCCTGCCATTGTCCGGAAGGAGCGTTCTATCTCTTCCCGGCGGTCTTTCCTTTCGGCCTCTCTTCCCAGGAGTTCTCCCTGCGCCTCCTGCGCGAGGCGCGGGTCGCTGTGGTTCCCGGGACGGCTTTCGGACCTTCCGGTGAAGGGTATCTCCGGTGCAGCTTCAGCCCGCGGATGGAGGATCTGGAGGAGGCTGTCGGAAGGATGTCCTGGTGGATGCGGAAGAACTTCCCGAGGAAGAGCCTGGCCGCGGAGGATCGGGGAGGAACGGGATAG
- a CDS encoding Lrp/AsnC family transcriptional regulator produces the protein MSKAPSFSAELLGLLEENPLRSPEALAKLLDCEPAAVGEEIARLEREKVILGYKAIVDDEKAQRRTVKAVIEVKVVPERGGGFDRLARRIARYPEVTSCFLMSGGYDLLVFLEGSTLQNIALFVSEKLATLRGVTSTATHFMLRTYKEQGVLVGDSPNPERLPVSP, from the coding sequence ATGAGCAAGGCCCCTTCCTTTTCGGCCGAGCTGCTCGGCCTGCTCGAGGAAAACCCTCTGCGCTCGCCGGAAGCCTTGGCGAAGCTCTTGGACTGCGAGCCGGCCGCCGTCGGGGAGGAGATCGCCCGGCTGGAAAGAGAAAAGGTGATCCTCGGTTACAAGGCGATCGTCGACGATGAGAAGGCGCAGCGCCGGACGGTGAAGGCCGTGATCGAGGTCAAGGTCGTTCCGGAGCGGGGAGGAGGATTCGATCGGCTAGCCCGGAGGATTGCCCGCTATCCGGAGGTCACGTCTTGCTTTCTGATGAGCGGGGGATACGATCTGCTGGTCTTCCTGGAAGGTTCGACCTTGCAGAATATCGCGCTCTTCGTTTCGGAGAAGCTGGCGACCCTGCGCGGAGTGACCTCCACGGCGACGCATTTCATGTTGCGGACCTATAAGGAGCAGGGAGTGCTCGTTGGGGACTCCCCGAACCCGGAGCGGCTGCCGGTCAGCCCGTGA
- a CDS encoding ribose-phosphate pyrophosphokinase, whose amino-acid sequence MNGEKGNPLLVFSGSANRPLAERIVESIGIPLGVATISSFPDGETFVKIDENIRGRDVFLVQPTCPPTNHNIMELLIMIDAARRASAARVTAVIPFYGYARQDRKDRPRVPITAKLVANLLVAAGVNRVLTVDLHAQQIQGFFDIPVDHLYAAPVLYRYLAAKGLSNLVVVSPDVGGIKLASSYAELLGAGLALVVKRRVDAEHTEAQFLVGEVEGRDVLIVDDLTETAGTVTAAARILKERGARRIFAGISHAVLNPLGIKRLQESCLEELITTNTVPIHPVEGLKVTVLDVAPLLGEAIKRIHNGQSVSSLFRVDGKMVFL is encoded by the coding sequence ATGAACGGAGAAAAAGGGAATCCGCTCCTGGTCTTTTCGGGAAGCGCCAACCGGCCGCTGGCGGAACGGATCGTGGAGTCGATCGGCATCCCGTTAGGGGTGGCCACGATCTCCTCGTTTCCCGACGGGGAGACATTCGTGAAGATCGACGAAAACATCCGGGGGCGGGATGTTTTCCTGGTGCAGCCGACCTGCCCGCCGACCAACCACAACATCATGGAACTGCTGATCATGATCGATGCGGCCCGGAGAGCCAGCGCGGCCCGGGTCACGGCGGTCATCCCGTTCTACGGCTACGCCCGGCAGGATCGCAAGGACCGCCCGCGGGTGCCGATCACCGCGAAGCTGGTAGCCAATCTGCTGGTCGCCGCCGGGGTCAATCGCGTGCTGACCGTCGATCTGCACGCCCAGCAGATTCAGGGGTTTTTCGATATCCCGGTCGATCACCTCTACGCGGCGCCCGTGCTCTACCGGTACTTAGCGGCCAAGGGCCTGTCCAACCTGGTCGTCGTCTCTCCCGACGTGGGCGGGATCAAGCTGGCGTCGAGCTACGCGGAGCTGCTGGGAGCCGGGCTGGCGCTGGTCGTCAAGCGCCGCGTCGACGCGGAGCATACCGAGGCGCAATTCCTGGTGGGTGAGGTGGAGGGCCGGGATGTGCTCATCGTGGACGACCTGACGGAGACGGCCGGGACGGTGACCGCGGCGGCGCGGATCCTCAAGGAGAGGGGGGCCAGGCGCATCTTCGCCGGCATCTCCCACGCGGTTCTCAACCCGCTGGGAATCAAGCGGCTGCAAGAATCCTGCCTGGAGGAGCTCATTACCACCAACACCGTGCCGATTCATCCGGTCGAAGGGCTGAAGGTGACGGTTCTCGACGTCGCTCCCCTGCTGGGCGAGGCGATCAAGCGGATCCACAACGGTCAATCGGTTTCTTCGCTCTTCCGTGTGGACGGAAAGATGGTGTTCCTATGA
- the efp gene encoding elongation factor P produces MTNASDVSKGQAIRHNGAVCLVLETQHRTPGNLRAFVQMTLRNLKTGRSSVERFSSSDKVELVTVTRKKCEYSYREGKDYVFMDPETYESISVPEELVGRAKDYLTENQVVDLLFTDDAVAAVELPPTVTLKVVSSPEGVRGDSATNVMKVAEVETGLSVQVPLFIKEGEKIKVSTAEGKYLSRA; encoded by the coding sequence ATGACGAACGCAAGCGATGTCAGCAAGGGGCAGGCGATCCGGCACAACGGTGCGGTCTGCCTCGTGTTGGAAACCCAGCACCGGACTCCGGGGAATCTGCGCGCTTTTGTCCAGATGACCTTGCGCAACCTGAAGACCGGAAGGTCCTCGGTGGAGCGGTTCAGCTCCTCGGACAAGGTCGAGCTGGTCACGGTGACGCGGAAGAAGTGCGAATACAGCTACCGCGAAGGCAAGGATTACGTCTTCATGGATCCGGAGACCTATGAGAGCATATCGGTTCCGGAGGAGCTGGTCGGGAGGGCGAAAGACTATCTGACCGAAAACCAGGTGGTCGATCTCCTCTTCACCGACGATGCGGTGGCCGCCGTCGAGCTGCCGCCCACGGTGACCTTGAAGGTGGTCAGCTCTCCGGAAGGGGTCCGCGGGGATTCGGCGACCAATGTGATGAAGGTGGCCGAGGTCGAAACCGGCTTGAGCGTCCAGGTTCCCCTCTTTATCAAGGAGGGGGAGAAGATCAAGGTGAGCACGGCCGAGGGGAAGTACTTGAGCCGCGCGTAG
- a CDS encoding SIS domain-containing protein, with protein MDLVAMGRRVFEIEIDALRLVEKKLSASFAEAVQRLCDAVAANRKIIVVGVGKSGHIGQKIAATLASTGAPSVVLNAVDAFHGDLGIACEGDAALALSYSGETEELVRLLPYLKRMKVSVIAITGNLRSTLAQNADTVLDVRIEKEACPHNLAPTSSTTAMLALGDALAMVLLEKRGFQKEDFARLHPGGTLGRHLLLRVGDIMRSREEIVVLSEGASVKEALHQWNRKRAGAAVVVDGAGVLAGIFTHGDFVRGYERDPRVGDLPLSAVITRHPVTVRVDKLAVEVLNLFEAHRIDDLIVVDAENRPVGMVDSRDLAMHKLM; from the coding sequence ATGGACCTGGTAGCGATGGGAAGGAGGGTGTTCGAAATCGAAATCGACGCCCTCCGGCTGGTGGAAAAGAAGCTGAGCGCCTCTTTTGCCGAGGCCGTGCAGCGCCTGTGCGACGCGGTGGCGGCCAACCGCAAGATCATCGTGGTGGGAGTCGGCAAATCGGGCCATATCGGCCAGAAGATCGCGGCGACCTTGGCGAGCACGGGAGCGCCGAGCGTGGTGCTCAACGCCGTAGACGCCTTTCATGGGGACTTGGGCATCGCCTGCGAAGGCGACGCCGCCTTGGCCCTGAGCTACAGCGGCGAGACCGAGGAGCTGGTCCGCCTGCTTCCCTATCTGAAGCGGATGAAGGTTTCGGTGATCGCGATTACCGGCAATCTGCGCTCGACTCTGGCGCAGAACGCAGACACCGTGCTCGACGTCCGGATCGAGAAGGAAGCCTGTCCCCACAATCTGGCGCCGACGTCGAGCACGACGGCGATGTTGGCGCTCGGCGACGCGCTGGCGATGGTCCTTCTGGAAAAGCGGGGGTTTCAAAAGGAAGACTTCGCCCGCCTGCATCCGGGCGGAACCTTGGGGCGCCATCTCTTGCTCCGCGTCGGCGATATCATGCGTTCGCGCGAGGAGATCGTGGTGCTGTCCGAGGGGGCCTCGGTGAAGGAAGCGTTGCACCAGTGGAATCGCAAGAGGGCGGGGGCGGCCGTCGTCGTCGACGGAGCCGGAGTGCTGGCCGGGATCTTCACGCACGGAGATTTCGTGCGCGGGTACGAGCGGGATCCCCGAGTGGGGGATCTGCCGCTTTCGGCGGTGATCACCCGACATCCGGTCACGGTGCGGGTTGACAAGCTTGCGGTGGAAGTGCTCAATCTTTTCGAAGCCCATCGCATTGACGATCTGATCGTGGTCGACGCGGAGAATCGGCCGGTAGGGATGGTCGATTCCCGGGATCTGGCCATGCACAAGTTGATGTAG